In a single window of the Mustelus asterias chromosome 3, sMusAst1.hap1.1, whole genome shotgun sequence genome:
- the boka gene encoding bcl-2-related ovarian killer protein homolog A, translated as MEMLRRSSVFAAEVMEVFDRSPPDKELISQAKALCRDYIHSRLIRAGIVWSKPEPAVSGPASKLTEVSAALLHLGDELEYIRPNVYRNIAKQLNISVSSESIVSDAFLAVATELFSAGITWGKVVALYAVAGGLAIDCVKQGQHAMVHTIVDCLGEFVRKTLVTWLRRRGGWADITKSVVNNDSSIRDHWLVSVLCTCGHFLKTIFFFLLRER; from the exons ATGGAGATGCTTCGACGTTCCTCTGTCTTTGCTGCTGAAGTGATGGAAGTTTTTGATCGTTCTCCCCCTGATAAAGAGCTTATTTCTCAAGCTAAAGCACTGTGTCGCGATTACATCCACTCCCGTCTGATCCGAGCTGGTATCGTCTGGAGTAAACCAGAGCCTGCAGTTTCTGGTCCAGCCAGTAAACTTACTGAGGTATCAGCCGCACTCCTTCACTTGG GTGACGAGTTGGAGTACATCAGACCGAATGTCTACAGGAACATTGCAAAACAGTTGAATATCTCAGTCAGTTCTGAAAGCATCGTGTCAGATGCATTCCTGGCTGTGGCCACAGAGCTTTTCTCTGCAG GTATAACCTGGGGGAAGGTGGTGGCCCTATATGCTGTAGCTGGAGGACTAGCCATTGACTGTGTGAAACAGGGTCAGCATGCCATGGTACACACAATTGTCGATTGCTTAGGAGAATTTGTCCGGAAAACCCTGGTGACGTGGCTTAGGAGGCGAGGCGGATGG GCTGACATTACAAAGTCCGTGGTTAACAATGATTCAAGCATCCGGGATCATTGGCTTGTCTCTGTCCTCTGTACCTGTGGACATTTCCTCAAAACAATCTTCTTTTTCCTGCTGCGGGAGCGATGA